A region from the Alnus glutinosa chromosome 5, dhAlnGlut1.1, whole genome shotgun sequence genome encodes:
- the LOC133869090 gene encoding uncharacterized protein LOC133869090 → MDVCHVLLGRPWQYDVDATYKCRDNVYLFWWHGKKIILVPTATNNTPQSRTTASKPSFLTLGETKFMQELKTAETIITVVVKGVESESKADIRRLIRPMLDEYGDLVPAELLTELPPIRDIQHQIDLVPGASLPNLPHYRMSPEEH, encoded by the coding sequence ATGGATGTCTGCCATGTATTGTTGGGACGACCGTGGCAATACGATGTAGACGCCACATATAAGTGTCGGGACAATGTCTACCTCTTTTGGTGGCATGGGAAGAAGATTATATTAGTACCAACTGCGACTAATAACACACCTCAAAGTCGTACCACGGCAAGCAAACCATCTTTCCTCACCCTCGGGGAAACGAAGTTTATGCAGGAATTGAAAACTGCAGAGACAATAATAACGGTGGTAGTTAAAGGAGTCGAGTCGGAGTCAAAGGCAGATATTCGTCGATTAATTCGGCCGATGCTGGATGAGTATGGGGATCTCGTGCCAGCTGAATTATTGACCGAGTTACCTCCCATAAGGGACATTCAGCACCAGATTGACTTAGTGCCGGGAGCGAGTCTTCCTAACCTCCCCCACTATCGGATGAGTCCCGAAGAGCATTAG
- the LOC133868351 gene encoding large ribosomal subunit protein eL37x: protein MGKGTGSFGKRRNKTHTLCVRCGRRSFHLQKSRCSACAFPAARKRTYNWSVKAIRRKTTGTGRMRYLRHLPRRFKSGFREGTQAEPRKKGAAATA, encoded by the exons ATG GGAAAGGGAACAGGGAGTTTCGGAAAGAGGAGGAACAAGACCCACACCCTCTGCGTGAGGTGTGGCCGCCGCAGCTTCCATCTCCAGAAGAGTCGCTGCTCCGCATGTGCGTTCCCCGCTGCCCGCAAGAGGACGT ATAACTGGAGTGTGAAGGCGATCCGAAGGAAGACTACTGGAACTGGAAGGATGAGGTACCTCCGTCACTTGCCTCGCAGGTTCAAGAGTGGCTTCAGAGAGG GTACTCAAGCAGAACCAAGGAAGAAGGGAGCTGCCGCCACTGCTTAA